A DNA window from Microcystis aeruginosa NIES-843 contains the following coding sequences:
- a CDS encoding type I polyketide synthase produces the protein MSKHSISFGGQLEDNWRTLSEVLETATKHNNHGITYIKNDAAEYFQSYQDLYQDALVILNGLEQKGIKLGHKVILQIAKNHDFIPALWACFLGGIIPVPLTVAPSYDLENSAVKKLENVWKILDNPLILSDSELITEIEKLGTYSHLEGWQVISVNELRKAPSKVHQLPILDPQDPALLLFTSGSTGMPKGVILTHHNILSMTAGTVAMNHFTQQEVTLNWMPLDHVGAIVFLGIMAVDLACHQIHVPMELVLRQPLQWLELIQKHQVSISWSPNFAFSLINQQAEELKHASYNLSSMKFLVNAGEQVSVKTIRLFLEILEKHQLRERAIKPAFGMTESCSGITWSAGLSKNELTEENSFVSLGKPIPGATIRIVDQENNPLPEREIGKLQIQGNSVTKGYYNNTELNQEVFQEGWFTTGDLGYLFKGELFITGREKQEIIINGVNYFAHELETTIEELEGVKVSYTAAFAVFDQSRETDLLIITFSPESDQFEHWIKVVRKIRSHLTQKFGIAPAYVIPLERNLVPKTSIGKVQKSKLKKDFEQGLFSSRIQEIDQYLAKERQKNQTLPQSENERQIAAVWSEVLQLTSVGLEDNFFELGGHSIHLIRVQNELEKLFNRQLSLAEMFKNPTVATLARCLSEESNTTQVIAQKSRQRAENRTRRHNETHDIAIIGMAGQFPGAKNLTTFWENLKNGIETISFFSEEELQESGVSSELFNQPNYVRARPILEQVEYFDSEFFGYTDREAELLDPQQRLLLECSWECLENAGYNPSTYQGSIGIFAGASMNTYLINNCYPNRGQLDSNDELQPFTLDSTGGFQTMVANDKDYLTTRISYKLNLHGPSVNVQTACSTGLVVVHLACQSLISGESDMALAGAASINSPQKIGYLYQEGLIMSPDGHCRAFDAEAKGTIFGSGVGVILLKRLSDALADHDHIYAVIKGSAINNDGGQKLGFTAPGGEGQIAAATEALAFAGVDANTISFVEAHGTGTPLGDPIEVDALAKVYQGANEGECALGSVKTNIGHMQIASGIAGLIKATLALKYRVIPPTLHFQNPNPQINFSQTPFYINNEAISWTTKQDKDEKLPRRAGVNSLGIGGVNAHVILEEAPPIIPQDNQSKRPYHLLTLSARTEPALKELVSRYIDFLESQPEKDMSDVVFTANTGRVHFSNRLALTGYKNSDFIEQLRQFKQLDYQSTIHGIADEKRPPKIAFLFTGQGSQYAGMAHQLYQTQPTFRKTLDAGENYYQKLTGKSLLNVVFADTDDPLNQTAYTQPALFLIEVALAQLWHSWGIQPAAILGHSLGEYSAACFAGVFDLESGLKLVTHRGNLMGQLPQNQGEMAAIFLDKNSVIEQCQSQGIKIAIAAINAEQHTVISGEKSVIQELCNHFTNAGVKVRQLKVSHAFHSPLVEPMVAEFKTILQEISFSQPQISLVSNLTGEIADDSIMTPQYWLQHLLNTVQFHPGALFLQSLGCDTFIEIGPQPILSGIVQSSLSSSEPLTLPSLRSGFSDWQVLLESLGKLYVRGAKIDWFSFDQDYHPRRCALPTYPFQKRQHWIPLKTPSATVPQESNLVKMLSEKDKNTLMQTLLETGHYSEDEKPTISAIVQQLIKLYYQEKEDFNFAKLLYQVAWLPWDLANGKLQNLTPLKTDLEVYLEPQLHSSELMGVSRAFSEMEKLAADFVVKALKDLELFQMNTFLDPDQSFIQAELKQEYKSFWNHLLEILAKVGILEKQNTLWKIVKEPEHSNPDLAVEDLINHYPNAQIELNLFRQVATNLAAIITGKISPLSILFSQDGQGGASEFYKNTSSAKILNLGISKTVELLLSSYAPSASLRILEIGAGTGATTQQVLKACKSRQITYTFTDVSPFFLEKARDNLAEFSGLEYKVLDIEKAPKLQGFCCHSYDLIIAANVLHSTANLQEETLPHIQSLLRPGGHLLLLELTQQSPWIDLIFGVTQGWWRFSDYHLRPNHPIITASTWESMLLKSGFSQVEFVSPDQKIGSVLFQQSIILAQSSEISPNTAKNWLIFTDIEPQQNTFALGIQEQLLKKCDSCRIIYQGEKNTQISSSESCLNANQLQQLEEWFASNPSPDRIIYLLNSTPKEQPESILLNRCNYLLNLLKAIQTIPNPPQLFLVTQGAQPFELEQPSLGFQSPLWAMGRVIALENPQLWGGMLDLDPDVDINQNITALLLGLTHAHDEDHLVFRKGQGYVARLLPLKSLETTTVKIQTEATYLITGGIGHLGLELAEHLVNLGAKHLILTTRRSLPARFLWDSATELAQISEKIRKLEEKGASIEVISADVGNFEAMQAIFTQIEKTAYPLRGIFHLAGISGRQAQLKDCTLQDLEAVFQAKVKGSWNLHQLSLGTQLDYFVLFSSAGAIWGAKEQGLYDTVSHWLDALAHFRHLQQLPATTLNWALLAGHGIVSQDYEDWLKQIGIREIAPDMALRVMDAIMASNQTQVLIADVDWVRFKNIYQFKGEKPLLKNLGLSEIPIKSVQESDSVLHLLEDIPLGERREYLLEYVSKQVRIILGIKSMPDSEQGLIEMGIDSLSSIELKNRLEKGLEVLLPTSLIFDFPNIRRLVDYLFDRIFGEKVQKTAEKMINFTEVQQEISEDLILQELTDLEAFLGD, from the coding sequence GTGTCTAAGCATTCAATCAGTTTTGGAGGACAATTGGAAGATAATTGGCGGACTCTGTCAGAAGTCTTAGAAACTGCCACTAAACATAATAATCATGGAATTACTTATATTAAAAATGACGCAGCTGAATATTTTCAGAGTTATCAAGACTTATATCAAGATGCTCTAGTTATTTTAAATGGACTGGAACAAAAGGGGATAAAATTAGGGCATAAAGTTATCCTACAAATTGCCAAAAATCACGACTTTATTCCCGCACTTTGGGCTTGTTTTTTAGGGGGAATTATTCCAGTTCCTTTGACCGTTGCTCCTAGCTATGATCTGGAAAATTCTGCCGTCAAAAAACTAGAGAATGTTTGGAAAATTTTAGACAATCCTTTGATATTATCCGATAGTGAACTAATTACTGAAATTGAAAAATTAGGAACTTACTCTCATCTAGAAGGGTGGCAAGTTATCTCAGTTAATGAACTCAGAAAAGCCCCCTCTAAAGTCCATCAATTGCCGATTCTTGATCCACAAGATCCAGCCTTATTACTCTTTACTTCGGGTAGTACAGGTATGCCCAAGGGAGTAATATTAACTCATCATAATATTCTGTCCATGACTGCTGGTACAGTGGCAATGAACCACTTTACCCAACAAGAAGTTACCCTTAATTGGATGCCCTTAGATCATGTAGGAGCTATCGTATTTTTAGGAATTATGGCGGTAGATTTGGCTTGTCATCAAATTCATGTTCCGATGGAATTAGTCCTACGCCAACCCCTCCAATGGTTAGAACTCATTCAAAAGCATCAAGTAAGCATTTCTTGGTCCCCTAACTTTGCATTTTCCTTAATTAATCAACAGGCAGAAGAACTTAAGCACGCCTCTTATAACCTCTCCTCAATGAAATTTTTAGTGAATGCTGGCGAGCAAGTTTCAGTAAAAACGATTCGCCTATTCTTAGAAATTCTTGAAAAACATCAACTACGGGAGAGAGCGATTAAACCAGCTTTTGGCATGACTGAATCCTGTTCTGGGATTACTTGGTCAGCCGGTTTAAGTAAAAATGAACTCACCGAAGAAAATAGTTTTGTCTCTCTAGGAAAGCCGATTCCTGGAGCAACTATCCGGATAGTCGATCAGGAAAATAATCCTTTACCTGAAAGAGAAATTGGAAAGCTTCAAATTCAAGGTAATTCTGTTACTAAAGGATATTACAATAATACTGAACTCAACCAGGAAGTTTTTCAAGAAGGGTGGTTTACTACGGGAGATTTGGGGTATTTATTTAAGGGCGAACTCTTTATTACTGGGCGAGAAAAACAAGAAATTATAATTAATGGTGTTAATTACTTTGCCCATGAACTTGAAACAACAATCGAAGAATTAGAAGGGGTTAAAGTATCTTATACAGCCGCCTTTGCCGTCTTTGATCAAAGTCGAGAAACTGACTTATTAATTATTACTTTTAGCCCAGAATCTGATCAATTTGAACACTGGATAAAAGTTGTTAGAAAAATTCGCAGTCATTTGACCCAAAAATTCGGAATTGCTCCAGCTTATGTCATTCCCTTAGAAAGAAATTTAGTTCCTAAAACCTCTATTGGCAAAGTTCAAAAATCTAAATTAAAAAAGGATTTTGAACAGGGATTATTTAGCAGCCGTATCCAAGAAATAGATCAATATTTAGCAAAAGAGCGTCAGAAAAATCAAACCTTACCTCAATCAGAAAATGAACGTCAAATAGCAGCAGTTTGGAGTGAAGTTTTACAGTTAACCTCAGTTGGTTTAGAGGATAACTTCTTTGAACTAGGGGGACATTCTATACACTTAATCCGAGTTCAAAATGAACTTGAAAAACTTTTTAACCGTCAGCTATCCCTTGCTGAAATGTTTAAAAATCCTACCGTTGCCACCCTAGCCCGTTGCTTAAGCGAAGAATCAAATACCACTCAAGTTATAGCACAAAAAAGCCGTCAACGTGCCGAAAATCGGACCCGTCGCCATAATGAAACCCATGACATTGCAATTATTGGTATGGCGGGGCAATTCCCGGGAGCTAAAAATTTAACAACCTTCTGGGAAAATTTAAAAAATGGAATCGAAACTATCTCTTTCTTTTCGGAAGAAGAATTACAAGAATCGGGAGTGTCTTCGGAACTCTTTAATCAGCCTAATTATGTTAGAGCTAGACCAATTCTCGAGCAAGTTGAATACTTTGACAGCGAATTTTTTGGCTATACAGATAGAGAGGCAGAATTACTAGACCCTCAGCAACGTTTACTTCTTGAATGTAGTTGGGAATGTTTAGAAAACGCTGGTTATAATCCTAGTACTTATCAAGGATCAATTGGTATATTTGCTGGCGCAAGTATGAACACCTATTTGATCAATAATTGTTATCCTAATCGGGGTCAATTAGATAGTAATGACGAGTTACAACCCTTCACACTAGATTCAACGGGAGGGTTTCAAACAATGGTAGCTAATGACAAAGACTATTTAACAACGCGAATTTCTTATAAACTAAACTTACACGGCCCAAGCGTTAATGTTCAAACTGCTTGCTCTACTGGATTAGTTGTAGTTCATCTCGCCTGTCAGAGTCTAATTAGTGGAGAAAGTGACATGGCTCTAGCTGGAGCTGCTTCAATTAATTCTCCTCAAAAAATTGGTTACTTATATCAAGAAGGACTGATCATGTCTCCTGATGGTCATTGTCGCGCCTTTGATGCTGAAGCAAAAGGGACTATTTTTGGCAGTGGAGTAGGAGTAATTCTGCTCAAAAGATTGTCAGATGCTTTAGCCGATCATGACCATATTTATGCAGTTATTAAAGGCTCTGCTATTAATAATGATGGTGGCCAAAAATTAGGATTTACTGCGCCTGGTGGAGAGGGTCAAATTGCTGCCGCTACGGAAGCCCTAGCCTTTGCCGGTGTTGATGCTAATACAATTAGTTTTGTGGAAGCTCATGGCACAGGAACCCCCCTTGGAGATCCCATTGAAGTTGATGCTTTAGCTAAAGTTTATCAGGGTGCAAATGAGGGAGAATGTGCTTTAGGTTCAGTAAAAACCAATATCGGACATATGCAGATTGCTTCCGGTATTGCTGGTTTAATTAAAGCGACTTTAGCCCTCAAATATAGAGTTATTCCGCCTACATTACATTTCCAAAATCCTAACCCTCAAATTAATTTTTCTCAGACTCCTTTTTATATTAATAATGAAGCTATTTCTTGGACTACTAAGCAAGACAAGGACGAAAAATTACCCCGACGGGCAGGGGTAAACTCTTTAGGTATTGGTGGGGTTAATGCTCATGTTATTCTAGAAGAAGCTCCTCCCATTATTCCTCAAGACAATCAGAGCAAACGTCCCTATCATTTGCTCACCCTTTCCGCTCGAACCGAACCGGCTTTGAAAGAGTTAGTAAGTCGCTACATAGACTTTTTAGAAAGTCAACCTGAAAAGGATATGTCTGATGTAGTATTTACGGCAAATACAGGCCGAGTTCATTTCTCAAATCGTTTAGCCTTAACTGGCTATAAAAACAGTGATTTTATTGAACAATTACGTCAGTTCAAGCAACTAGATTATCAGTCAACTATTCATGGTATAGCTGATGAAAAAAGACCGCCTAAAATTGCCTTTTTATTTACAGGACAAGGGTCTCAATATGCAGGGATGGCTCATCAACTCTATCAGACTCAACCCACCTTTAGAAAAACTTTAGACGCAGGGGAAAACTACTATCAAAAACTAACGGGTAAATCCCTGCTAAACGTCGTATTTGCTGATACAGATGACCCCTTAAACCAAACCGCTTATACCCAACCGGCACTATTTCTGATTGAAGTTGCTCTCGCTCAATTATGGCATTCTTGGGGAATTCAACCAGCCGCCATTTTAGGGCATAGTTTAGGAGAATATTCTGCTGCTTGTTTTGCTGGCGTTTTTGATCTTGAAAGTGGCTTAAAACTGGTCACCCATCGAGGCAACTTGATGGGGCAATTACCCCAAAATCAAGGGGAAATGGCCGCTATTTTTCTCGATAAGAACTCAGTTATTGAGCAGTGCCAAAGCCAAGGCATAAAAATCGCTATTGCTGCCATTAACGCGGAACAACATACCGTTATTTCTGGAGAAAAAAGCGTAATTCAAGAACTCTGTAACCATTTCACTAATGCCGGGGTGAAAGTTCGTCAACTCAAAGTTTCCCATGCTTTTCACTCCCCTTTAGTAGAGCCAATGGTTGCAGAATTTAAAACGATTCTTCAAGAGATTTCTTTCAGTCAACCTCAAATTTCTCTGGTCTCTAACCTAACAGGAGAAATTGCTGATGACAGCATTATGACTCCTCAGTATTGGCTTCAACATTTACTAAATACGGTACAATTTCATCCAGGGGCTTTATTCCTACAATCTCTCGGATGTGATACCTTTATTGAAATTGGACCTCAACCTATTCTCTCAGGAATTGTTCAATCATCCCTATCTTCATCTGAACCTCTAACTCTACCCAGTTTACGCTCAGGATTTTCTGATTGGCAAGTTTTATTAGAAAGTCTGGGCAAACTTTATGTTCGCGGTGCAAAGATAGACTGGTTTAGTTTTGATCAAGACTATCATCCTAGACGATGTGCTTTACCTACTTATCCCTTTCAAAAACGTCAACACTGGATTCCTTTAAAAACCCCATCTGCAACTGTTCCACAGGAATCTAATCTAGTCAAAATGTTATCTGAAAAGGACAAAAATACTTTGATGCAAACCCTCTTAGAAACAGGTCATTATTCTGAAGATGAAAAACCAACAATATCCGCCATTGTTCAACAGTTGATTAAACTCTATTATCAGGAAAAAGAGGACTTTAATTTTGCCAAATTACTTTATCAAGTAGCTTGGCTTCCCTGGGATTTAGCCAACGGTAAGCTACAAAATTTGACCCCCCTTAAAACTGATTTAGAGGTTTACTTAGAACCCCAATTACACTCCTCAGAATTGATGGGAGTTTCTCGCGCTTTTTCCGAAATGGAAAAACTGGCAGCTGACTTTGTTGTTAAAGCTCTGAAAGATTTAGAACTCTTTCAAATGAATACCTTTCTTGATCCCGATCAAAGTTTTATTCAAGCTGAACTTAAACAAGAATATAAATCTTTCTGGAATCATCTTCTAGAAATATTGGCGAAAGTCGGCATTTTAGAAAAGCAAAATACCCTATGGAAAATTGTTAAAGAACCCGAACACTCTAATCCTGATTTAGCGGTAGAGGATTTAATCAATCATTATCCTAATGCTCAAATAGAACTCAATCTATTTCGACAAGTTGCCACAAATTTAGCAGCCATTATTACGGGAAAAATATCTCCTTTATCTATCCTATTTTCTCAAGATGGACAAGGAGGAGCCAGCGAGTTTTATAAAAATACATCTTCGGCAAAAATTCTCAATCTGGGTATCTCTAAAACCGTTGAACTTCTCCTCTCAAGTTATGCTCCCTCAGCCTCCCTCCGCATTCTCGAAATTGGCGCGGGAACTGGAGCTACAACCCAACAGGTTCTTAAAGCTTGTAAGTCTCGTCAAATTACCTACACATTCACTGATGTTTCCCCCTTCTTTCTAGAGAAAGCTAGAGATAATTTGGCTGAATTTTCTGGACTAGAATACAAAGTACTCGATATTGAAAAAGCTCCGAAATTACAAGGTTTTTGCTGCCATTCTTATGACTTGATTATCGCGGCTAATGTCTTACACTCTACCGCCAATTTACAAGAGGAAACCTTGCCTCATATTCAAAGTTTACTACGTCCAGGCGGTCATTTATTACTGTTAGAATTAACTCAGCAATCTCCCTGGATTGATTTAATCTTTGGTGTGACTCAAGGTTGGTGGCGTTTTAGCGATTATCATTTGCGCCCAAATCATCCTATAATTACAGCATCGACTTGGGAATCTATGCTGCTTAAATCGGGGTTTTCTCAGGTAGAATTTGTTTCTCCTGATCAAAAAATAGGTAGTGTTTTATTTCAGCAAAGTATTATTCTGGCTCAAAGTTCAGAAATCTCCCCTAACACCGCTAAAAACTGGCTAATTTTTACTGATATTGAACCCCAACAAAATACTTTTGCCTTAGGGATTCAAGAGCAACTACTTAAAAAGTGTGATTCCTGTCGGATAATTTATCAAGGGGAGAAAAATACACAAATATCATCTTCTGAGTCTTGTTTGAATGCTAATCAACTACAACAATTAGAGGAATGGTTTGCGTCAAATCCATCTCCAGATCGGATTATTTATCTTTTGAATAGTACTCCCAAAGAGCAACCAGAATCCATTTTATTGAATCGCTGTAACTATCTTTTAAATCTTCTCAAAGCTATTCAAACAATCCCTAATCCCCCTCAATTATTCCTTGTCACTCAGGGGGCCCAACCCTTTGAATTAGAACAGCCTTCTTTAGGGTTTCAGTCTCCTCTTTGGGCAATGGGGCGTGTTATTGCCCTAGAAAATCCGCAATTATGGGGAGGTATGCTGGATCTTGATCCCGACGTTGATATTAATCAAAATATTACCGCATTACTATTAGGATTAACTCATGCTCACGATGAGGATCATTTGGTCTTCCGTAAAGGTCAAGGCTATGTTGCTCGTCTGCTTCCTCTCAAGTCTCTAGAGACAACAACCGTTAAGATTCAAACTGAGGCTACCTACCTAATTACGGGAGGAATAGGACATCTAGGCTTAGAATTGGCGGAACATTTAGTCAATTTAGGAGCAAAACATCTCATTTTAACGACACGCCGCTCATTACCGGCTCGCTTCCTGTGGGATTCAGCAACCGAATTAGCCCAAATATCAGAAAAAATCAGAAAATTAGAGGAAAAAGGAGCATCAATCGAAGTTATTTCGGCAGACGTTGGCAATTTTGAGGCTATGCAGGCCATATTTACCCAGATTGAAAAAACCGCCTATCCCTTGCGTGGCATTTTCCATCTTGCCGGAATCTCAGGCCGACAAGCTCAATTAAAAGACTGTACTTTGCAGGATCTAGAAGCAGTTTTTCAGGCAAAAGTTAAGGGTTCTTGGAATTTACATCAACTATCTTTGGGTACTCAATTAGACTATTTTGTGCTGTTTTCTTCGGCGGGTGCAATTTGGGGGGCAAAGGAACAAGGCTTATATGATACTGTTAGTCATTGGCTGGATGCTTTGGCTCATTTCCGTCATCTTCAACAACTTCCTGCAACGACTTTAAATTGGGCATTATTGGCGGGTCATGGTATAGTGTCTCAAGACTATGAGGACTGGCTCAAACAGATTGGCATCAGGGAAATTGCTCCAGATATGGCCTTGAGGGTGATGGATGCTATTATGGCTTCTAATCAAACACAAGTTTTAATCGCTGATGTGGATTGGGTTCGTTTCAAAAATATCTATCAATTTAAAGGCGAGAAACCACTCCTAAAAAATTTAGGACTCTCAGAAATTCCCATTAAGTCTGTTCAAGAATCAGACTCTGTACTGCATCTTTTAGAGGATATTCCTTTAGGAGAACGCCGGGAATATTTGTTAGAATATGTTAGCAAACAAGTCAGAATTATTTTAGGGATTAAATCTATGCCAGATTCAGAACAAGGATTGATAGAAATGGGGATTGATTCCTTATCCTCTATTGAATTGAAAAATCGTTTAGAGAAAGGATTAGAAGTTCTCTTACCCACTTCTTTAATCTTTGACTTTCCTAATATTAGACGCTTAGTTGATTATCTGTTTGACCGTATTTTCGGTGAAAAAGTTCAAAAAACAGCCGAGAAGATGATTAACTTCACTGAAGTTCAGCAGGAGATTAGTGAGGATTTAATCTTACAAGAACTTACTGATTTGGAGGCTTTTTTAGGAGATTAA
- a CDS encoding ABC transporter ATP-binding protein/permease, whose amino-acid sequence MQTPFFQQETVKSSHQFFDNLKLIAAPYWYPTDPKGRTFSEVISSWGMLFLLVLVIVGLVASNAVNSFVNRYLVDVIIQDKNASKFLTILLFYGLGLLLITLFTAFSKFVKKRIILDWYEWLNQQVITQYLSDRAYYKINFRSDVDNPDQRIAQEIEPIARNAVNFGAILLEKVLEMTTFLVILFSISRLAALILVAYTIIGNLIAVSLSRELDKISQEELESKANYTYTLTHVRNHAESIAFFQGENQELKIIQRRFNNLVRNSLSKIDWEKNQDIFSRSYRSVIQIFPFVVFAPAYIRGEIDFGQVNQAIIACSMFANGFSELILEFGSLGRFSSYVERLSEFSSALEEMDRQPKDASTIKTLEQNEIEFEDVTLQTPDYEKVIVQHLSLSIEPGEGLLIVGPSGRGKSSLLRAIAGLWNAGTGCLKRPPLEEFLFLPQRPYIILGTLREQLLYPKTTREMTDGELESVLQQVNLQNIATKVHGFDAEVPWENILSLGEQQRLAFARLLVTHPRYVILDEATSALDLNNEQTLYHQLQKAQTTFISVGHRESLFKYHQWVLELLEDSSWRLVSIDDYRASKSL is encoded by the coding sequence ATGCAAACTCCATTTTTTCAACAAGAAACCGTAAAAAGTTCTCATCAATTTTTTGATAATTTGAAATTGATTGCCGCTCCTTACTGGTATCCAACCGATCCTAAAGGAAGGACATTTTCAGAGGTAATAAGTTCATGGGGAATGCTGTTTCTCCTTGTTTTAGTAATTGTTGGACTGGTTGCCTCTAATGCAGTTAATAGCTTCGTTAATCGCTATTTAGTTGATGTTATTATTCAAGATAAAAATGCCTCTAAGTTTCTGACAATTTTATTATTTTATGGCTTAGGATTACTTTTAATTACCCTGTTTACTGCATTTTCTAAATTTGTTAAAAAAAGAATTATTCTGGATTGGTATGAATGGCTAAATCAGCAGGTTATTACCCAATATTTGAGCGATCGCGCCTATTATAAAATTAATTTTAGATCCGATGTGGATAATCCGGATCAAAGGATAGCCCAAGAAATAGAACCCATTGCTAGAAATGCTGTTAATTTTGGAGCTATTTTATTAGAAAAAGTCTTAGAAATGACGACTTTTTTAGTAATTCTTTTCTCAATTTCCCGACTAGCCGCCTTGATTTTAGTGGCTTATACAATTATCGGCAACCTAATTGCTGTTTCTTTAAGTCGAGAATTAGATAAGATTAGTCAAGAAGAATTGGAATCCAAAGCTAATTACACCTACACTTTAACTCATGTTCGTAATCATGCTGAATCTATTGCCTTTTTTCAAGGCGAAAATCAAGAGTTGAAAATCATTCAACGTCGATTTAATAATCTCGTCAGAAATTCTCTCAGTAAGATTGATTGGGAGAAAAATCAAGACATTTTTAGTCGAAGTTATCGCTCAGTTATTCAAATATTTCCCTTTGTCGTCTTCGCTCCAGCCTATATTCGGGGGGAAATTGATTTCGGACAAGTTAATCAGGCTATTATTGCTTGCAGTATGTTTGCTAATGGTTTTTCTGAGTTAATCCTTGAATTTGGTTCTTTGGGCAGATTTTCCAGTTATGTTGAGCGTCTATCTGAATTTTCCTCGGCCTTAGAAGAAATGGACCGACAACCCAAGGATGCTAGTACCATTAAAACCCTTGAACAAAATGAGATCGAGTTTGAGGATGTTACTTTACAAACACCGGATTATGAAAAGGTAATTGTTCAACATTTATCCCTATCTATCGAACCAGGCGAAGGTTTATTAATTGTCGGACCGAGTGGACGAGGTAAAAGTTCTCTATTAAGAGCTATTGCTGGCTTATGGAATGCAGGAACTGGTTGTTTAAAACGACCTCCCTTAGAAGAATTTCTCTTTTTACCTCAACGTCCTTATATTATTTTAGGAACTCTAAGAGAACAGTTACTTTATCCTAAAACAACCCGTGAAATGACCGATGGAGAACTTGAATCCGTTTTACAACAAGTTAATCTTCAAAATATAGCCACAAAAGTTCATGGCTTTGATGCGGAAGTTCCTTGGGAAAATATATTATCTTTAGGAGAACAACAACGCCTTGCTTTTGCACGATTGTTAGTAACCCATCCCCGCTATGTAATCTTAGATGAAGCCACAAGTGCTTTAGATTTGAACAACGAACAAACCTTATATCACCAGTTACAAAAAGCACAGACAACTTTTATTAGCGTAGGTCATCGAGAAAGTTTATTTAAGTATCATCAATGGGTCTTAGAACTTTTAGAGGATTCTAGTTGGCGACTTGTTTCCATAGATGATTATCGAGCCTCAAAATCTCTGTAA
- a CDS encoding hydroxyacid dehydrogenase, with product MTTTSPKTLTMDIQKHRVLLIGKMYDEAGQKLLEESTNTEILSNPTLDKINEAIQEVSGVFVRYPNKLEASSIRLAKQLKVISTSGFGTDSIDIMAATEQGVIVVNNPGMSTTAVAEHTLSMILALAKKLPFLDHCVKKGNYLIRNQMQPIQLENKTLGIVGLGRIGTLVAHKCNLALGMRVLAYDPYVPASKAETVGATWVKDLDVLLAESDFVSLHTELTSETREMFNISVLKKMKPTAFLINTSRGKVVCEKDLGIALNQKLIAGCALDVFEPEPPALDNPLYNFENVILSPHLAGVTPEASLAAAVSAANQILQVLQGEKPPYMINPEVWNLF from the coding sequence ATGACTACTACTTCACCAAAAACTCTGACTATGGATATTCAAAAACACAGGGTTCTTTTAATCGGAAAAATGTATGATGAAGCGGGGCAAAAACTTCTTGAAGAATCTACTAATACAGAGATTTTGTCCAACCCTACACTGGATAAAATTAATGAGGCCATTCAAGAAGTATCTGGCGTATTTGTGCGTTATCCTAATAAGTTAGAGGCTTCATCAATCCGATTAGCAAAACAATTAAAAGTAATTAGTACCTCTGGATTTGGCACAGATTCTATTGATATTATGGCAGCAACAGAACAGGGGGTTATCGTTGTTAATAATCCCGGAATGTCAACTACAGCTGTAGCAGAACACACCTTATCTATGATTTTAGCCCTTGCCAAAAAGCTCCCTTTTTTAGATCATTGTGTGAAAAAGGGTAACTATTTAATTCGCAATCAGATGCAACCGATTCAACTCGAAAACAAGACCCTTGGTATTGTAGGTTTAGGAAGAATTGGTACTCTGGTGGCTCACAAATGTAACCTAGCACTGGGGATGAGAGTATTAGCTTATGATCCCTATGTTCCAGCCAGCAAAGCGGAGACAGTAGGAGCAACTTGGGTCAAAGATTTAGATGTTCTTCTGGCTGAATCGGACTTTGTTTCTTTGCATACTGAACTAACAAGTGAAACGCGGGAAATGTTTAATATATCAGTTTTAAAAAAGATGAAACCAACAGCTTTTTTAATTAATACCTCTCGGGGAAAAGTCGTTTGTGAAAAGGATTTAGGGATCGCCCTTAATCAAAAATTGATAGCTGGATGCGCCCTCGATGTCTTTGAACCAGAACCGCCGGCTTTAGATAATCCTTTATATAATTTTGAGAATGTCATTCTCTCACCTCATTTAGCCGGAGTAACCCCTGAAGCGAGTCTAGCGGCTGCTGTTTCGGCGGCGAATCAAATATTACAAGTGCTTCAGGGAGAGAAGCCTCCTTATATGATTAATCCAGAGGTGTGGAATCTTTTTTAA